The Pyrus communis chromosome 2, drPyrComm1.1, whole genome shotgun sequence genome includes a window with the following:
- the LOC137724809 gene encoding putative lipid-transfer protein DIR1 — MGGNYKLVVVLVVALGVLLEGSTVSSLCNMTDEGIADCKPSVTKTNPTPPTPECCEALKGADLKCLCGYKNSFLLPSLGIDPTLAMALPAKCNLTPPNDC, encoded by the coding sequence ATGGGTGGAAACTACAAGTTGGTTGTTGTTTTGGTGGTGGCACTGGGTGTGTTGCTTGAAGGGTCGACAGTGTCGAGCTTGTGCAACATGACTGACGAAGGTATCGCCGATTGCAAGCCGTCAGTTACGAAGACGAATCCAACTCCGCCAACTCCTGAGTGTTGTGAGGCTCTCAAAGGAGCTGACTTGAAATGCTTGTGTGGTTACAAGAACTCGTTTCTGTTGCCCTCTCTCGGTATCGACCCCACTCTTGCCATGGCACTACCCGCTAAGTGCAACCTCACCCCTCCTAACGATTGCTAA
- the LOC137725772 gene encoding uncharacterized protein At5g48480-like has product MAEQNVQNGGAAEKVAPVSLITVTECHPRLSIKAPNGEGAIKFYVAVLGAVELARETDLKRKADQERPYIYSAKLKLGSFTFLVTESDSLVDSGEGEVDGGFKQGFNLLLTVVDVDGAVSKAVQAGAAAVGEIKTGGAFFGDEQRWAQIKDPFGICWFFVTPLEKKAAVPEAPVTV; this is encoded by the exons ATGGCGGAGCAAAATGTCCAGAACGGTGGGGCCGCGGAGAAGGTCGCACCCGTGTCCCTTATCACTGTCACGGAATGCCATCCTCGTCTTTCCATCAAGGCGCCCAATGGCGAAGGCGCCATCAAGTTCTACGTAGCCGTCCTGGGCGCCGTGGAGCTTGCGCGTGAGACTGATCTCAAGCGCAAGGCTGACCAGGAGCGTCCGTACATCTACAGTGCCAAGCTCAAACTTGGGTCCTTCACCTTCCTCGTGACCGAGTCTGACTCTCTTGTTGACTCCGGCGAGGGCGA AGTTGATGGTGGTTTTAAGCAAGGCTTTAACCTGTTACTTACTGTTGTGGACGTCGATGGGGCTGTGTCCAAGGCCGTCCAGGCGGGAGCTGCAGCGGTTGGGGAGATCAAAACCGGTGGTGCTTTCTTTGGCGACGAGCAGCGTTGGGCTCAGATTAAGGATCCATTCGGCATTTGCTGGTTCTTTGTCACTCCCCTTGAGAAGAAGGCCGCTGTCCCTGAAGCCCCAGTAACCGTCTAA
- the LOC137724811 gene encoding putative F-box protein At3g25750, giving the protein MVDWSSLPQELVICIASRIALMEDFVAFGAVCKSWRWAATKENFTSRLTHQVPFLMLPNPKADDAFREFYSLTKDKIHKLHLPEAKGKVCCSSLGWLITLRGLEFRLLHPLDHAHIKLPKPNFSPQIMSYFHWVKKIVLSSSPSWTSDYTIMVLYDGNSLTFCKPRQDKCWTRIVLDVHPLDITYYKGRLYAVTFGGMVLVCNTEDPKQPKTRVVVPEIPIVVKHRSPDRKVSVVESAGDLLVVFSVQEMDNLPLQRPYHTTHREWLLSSQKEYRTTHRQFKVFKVPLSGGSWRLESEVKKLGNRSLFVGDNNSSFSVEASNYLGCKANCIYYYSYTFREVDREGHSRLNGNIEMGVFNLEDGSTEQHFGFPNFALERANFPSAGTPCAWIQPSF; this is encoded by the coding sequence ATGGTTGACTGGTCGAGTCTTCCTCAAGAACTTGTTATTTGTATCGCCAGCCGGATAGCTTTAATGGAGGATTTCGttgcgtttggtgcagtgtgtAAATCATGGAGATGGGCCGCGACCAAGGAAAACTTTACTAGTCGATTAACACATCAAGTGCCATTCCTCATGCTCCCCAACCCAAAGGCAGATGATGCCTTTCGCGAGTTCTACAGCTTGACAAAAGATAAGATTCACAAACTCCATCTGCCAGAAGCCAAGGGAAAAGTATGTTGTTCGTCTCTAGGATGGCTCATCACTTTACGCGGTTTAGAGTTTCGTTTGTTACATCCTTTGGATCATGCCCATATTAAGTTGCCGAAACCTAATTTTTCGCCTCAAATCATGTCATACTTTCATTGGGTAAAGAAAATTGTCCTATCATCAAGTCCTTCGTGGACATCAGATTATACAATCATGGTTCTTTATGACGGGAACAGCTTGACATTTTGCAAACCAAGACAAGATAAATGTTGGACGAGGATAGTTTTAGACGTACATCCACTGGATATTACTTACTACAAGGGACGACTTTATGCTGTGACCTTTGGCGGCATGGTTTTGGTTTGCAACACGGAAGATCCTAAACAACCAAAGACAAGAGTTGTTGTTCCAGAGATACCGATTGTGGTTAAACATCGTTCTCCTGATAGAAAAGTATCTGTGGTGGAATCGGCAGGGGACTTGTTAGTGGTTTTCTCAGTCCAAGAAATGGATAATCTCCCTCTCCAAAGACCATACCATACAACCCATCGCGAATGGCTTCTCTCTAGCCAAAAAGAATACCGAACAACCCATCGCCAATTTAAGGTTTTTAAGGTGCCGTTGAGCGGTGGCAGCTGGCGGTTAGAGTCAGAGGTAAAGAAGTTGGGGAATAGAAGCTTATTTGTGGGTGATAATAATTCTTCGTTCTCTGTTGAGGCCTCAAACTACTTGGGATGCAAGGCTAATTGCATATACTATTATTCATACACATTTCGCGAGGTGGACCGTGAGGGTCACTCACGTTTAAATGGGAATATAGAGATGGGTGTTTTTAATCTGGAGGATGGTAGTACTGAGCAGCACTTCGGCTTCCCTAACTTTGCTTTGGAGAGAGCAAACTTCCCTAGTGCTGGGACACCCTGTGCATGGATCCAACCCAGTTTCTAG
- the LOC137724812 gene encoding uncharacterized protein: protein MSHANLMNNYFNPNSVYTEEDFRRRFRMRRHKQDRAGHPGFSPHQNVTVALRMMVYGSPTDSTDETHGVFESSCLDTLQQFCDTIVQVHKDEYLRELNQEDLNRFIRKAEDRGFQGMIGSLDCMHWDWKNCPTEWQGSFSGRSRKPIVVLEAVASYDTWI from the exons ATGTCGCAtgccaatctgatgaacaactacttcaaccccaactcggtgtacacagaagaggatttcagacgtcgcttccggatgaggcgtcat AAGCAGGACAGAGCGGGCCAccctggtttctcacctcatcagaatGTTACTGTTGCACTTCGAATGATGGTCTATGGCTCCCCAACTGATTCGACGGATGAAACCCATGGTGTGTTTGAGTCTTCATGCCTTGATACTCTTCAACAATTCtgtgacacaattgttcagGTTCACAAAGATGAGTACCTCCGCGAGCTaaatcaagaagatctgaatCGGTTTATTCGCAAAGCTGAAGACCGTGGGTTTCAgggcatgatagggtcattagactgcatgcattgggattggaagaactGTCCCACCGAATGGCAAGGAAGCTTTAGCGGAAGGTCGAGAAAGCCAATTGttgtgttagaggcggttgcctcatatgacacatggatttga